Part of the Oncorhynchus tshawytscha isolate Ot180627B linkage group LG07, Otsh_v2.0, whole genome shotgun sequence genome, GGTTAACAAAAACACACCATATTACTCACCTTTTAAGAGAGATCAGAGTCAATTTTCATTACGCGTCTgaaagtaggagtgctgatctagaatcaggtccACGTTCTCATTCATTACATCCTAAAAaactaaactgatcctagatcagcacccctACTCTGGGACGCTTTGTGAAAAGGATCATTTCTGCAATCTTGATAAAAAGGGAACCTTGAAAGTGTCAACAAAATCAAAGCAATACCATATGTTGGCTCAACTTGCTACATAATGTGCTGAAAATCCCAATAATTCTAAAGTGACATGCATGTGGGGAAACTGTTTTCAAATTCGGTGTTACAGTCTGATGCACCGTTCAAATTCAGTGCTCAGTTTAAGACTATGACCTTTAGTATTACTTACTTAGTGGTCCTATTTGGAAGTTAAACTACACCAAGGAGACAGGCTAACATGAATACAAATATTgtatatacatgcacacacacaccttctcctcTGCGTCGGCGAGGATAAGAATCAGGTCTTCCACGTCATACTGCAGTGTGCCGTCTTCTGAAATGTGACCCTCGAGCGCCACTCCCTGATATCACACCACCACATAACCAACTCTGTTAGACAAATACTCAGCACAAATGTTTCatcaaaatataacattttgaatTGAAGTGCTAAGAACTTCATTTCCCTCATGTAAGGCTCAAGCTTAAATTGTTTGCATTGTAAATCATGAACTGATGTCAATGGAATCTCAAGTTAGGACTGGGCCCATAAAGTATGTGCTGGCAATAGATACCTAATGCACTGAGCTGGTCATTCGTTCATCAATTAACACATTTATATTTACACCACTTCAGGCATGTGAAACACTAAGGTCTTCTCACTTTATCCAATAACAAGGCCTTCATAATTGATTGActaacatctacattttaaagaaTGTTAGGACAATGgactctatatacagtggggagaacaagtatttgatacactgccgattttgcaggttttcctacttgcaAAGCATGTGGagttctgtaattttttatcataggtacacttcaaaaatccagaaaaatcacattgaatgatttttaagtaattaatttgcattttattgcatgacataagtatttgatcacctaccaaccagtaagaattccagctctcacagacctgttagtttttctttaagaagccctcctgttctccactcattacctgtattaactgcacctgtttgaactctttacctgtataaaagacacctgtccacacactcaataaaACAGACtctaacctctccacaatggtgaagaccagagagctgtgtaaggacattagGGATAAAATTGttgacctacacaaggctgggatgggctacaggacaataggcaagcagcttggtgagaaggcaacaactgttggcgcaattattagaaaatggaagaggttcaagatgatggtcaatcaccctcggtctggggctccatgcaagatctcacctcgtggggcatcaatgatcatgaggaaggtgagggatcagccaagaactacatggcaggacctggtcaatgacctgaagagagctaggaccacagtctcaaagaaaaccattagtaacaatTAAAACCCTGCAGcacatgcaaggtccccctgctcaagccagcgcatgtccaggcccgtctgaagttttccaatgaccatctggataatccagaggaggaatgggagaaggtcatgtggtctgatgagacaaaattagagctttttggtctaaactccactcgccgtgtttggaggaagaagaaggatgagtacaaccccaagaacaccatcccaaccgtgaagcatggaggtggaaacatcattctttggggatgcttttctgcaaaggggacaggacgactgcaccgtattgaggggaggatggatggggccatgtatcgcgagaccttggccaacaacctccttccctcagtaagagcattgaagatgggtcgtggcttccagcatgacaacgacccgaaacacacagccagggcaactaaggagtggctccgtaagaagcatctcaaggtcctggagtggcctagccagtctccagacctgaatccaatagaaaatctttggagggagctgaaagtccgtattgtccagcgacagccccgaaacctgaacaatctggagaaggtctgtatggaggagtgggccaaaatccctgctgcagtgtgtgcaaacctggtcaagaactacaggaaacgtatagtctctgtaattgcaaacaaaggtttctgtaccaaatattaagttctgcttttctgatctATCaagtacttatgtcatgcaataaaatgctaattaattacttaaaaatcattccatgtgattttctggatttttgttttagattccgtctctcacagttgaagtgtacctatgataacaattacagacctctacatgctttgtaagtaggaagtaggaaaacctgcaaaatcagcagtgtatcaaatacttgttctccccactgcacACACCACACTATAATATATTATAAAGAGAATACCATTACTAGCAAAGGGAATAACcttgtaaatgaaaccaggtggaTTCTGGGAGTCCGAGTCATTTCCAGTGCTCTCGGTGTCACCTGCCTGCAGCGCTTGGGAagctctttctcccttctcttccaCCACCTCCACTTGGCTGGCCTCTGCAGGGGGGAAGGAGTGCCTCTCAGAGTGGGGTAAGGAAAGTTGTGGCGCAGGACGCGGTGGAGCCTTGGCTTTGCCATGCTCTGGAAGATTAGCCTGGTCAGTGTCATGTAGGACTTTGCTCTCTGTGGACTCAGCCACAGCCTTCTGACTGGTAATGACCTCACCTCTAGAGGTCACCTCTGAACTTTGAACCTGCTCTTCTATGGCAGAGGAGTTCTGCAATTGGCTAAGGCCCTGCTCTTCCAAAGCACCGCCATCTTGGAGGTCACTCAGACCCTCTGAAGCGACGTCACTCCCGACCCCGTTGTCGCTGTCGCACGCCAACCGTCTGTTGGGTGTAGTGGTGCCGTTGGAGCTCAACTCTCCATCCGAGAGGTCGGAGGTGAAGACGCAGGTGTACGCAGTGCCAGTGCCCTCGTCAGCCTCTCCTGAGATGGCAGCGGGCTCCTCAGGGATGCTCTGGGTACAGGTCTCTTTGCCGTTCTCCGGGGCTGTGGATGCGTGGAGAGCTGTGTGTTCCGAGGGGAAGGCTGTGTTACAGGGGATGGGTGCtgagatgaccagggattttctcttctTGGACTTGGTGCTAAGAGAGGATATAGAGGGTGAGATGATCTGGCTGGTTAGCAGGTTGGACATTCTTAGATCCCAGATTCTAGACTTGATGAGAAGAAAACTAAAGACTATAAGGGGTTAAACAAATGTGGTGGATTCTTATGGTCATCTGAAACACTGACCTGTTAAGGCCCTTGATGATAAAAGCTTTTCCTGAATGCTGAGTCTCCAGCTTCTTCATCACGCTGTAAAGCTCATGGTTCAGCTGCAATCAACCGTGGTTATTCTATTAGTCAATACCAGTTGACTTGCAGTACATTTCTTCATCTGAACAGTGAGACACTATACTACATCACATACAGTAAATGATTTAGATCTGTGATAAAGATATGTTAAATATATTGtgatgttttattatttttggGAGAATAACATCCATATCAGAATGTAGGAAAAACAGGCTTACCACACTCATTTCCTTATAGAAGACGTCCCTCAGGTTGGAAATGTTTTGAAAGACGGTCACGTAACATCCAATCCGGCTTTAGACAAGAGGGAAAATGTTCTGTTATACTAGAGCAacagtagtccctccctgtttccccgtttggtgcctaatgaacacgaccccgATGTGCTGTGGTCCATTGACATCACCTTTGATAGAGAACAGGAAgctcctccctcatctctttgTTGATTTCCTCAAACACACTCTGGGCTTTGTTGAACTCCTCCTCTGCCTGATCAGAGAGAAATGGAGTCTAAATGCTTTCAGTGTCTTTATCCAAATACATAGACAAAGAACAACAAAAAGCTGTATAGATTCAATTTACATTTAAATTTTCAACACACCTTGGTGATTTTGGCATCGTCTTTCTTCTTGGCACTCTGCAGCGCCTCCAAGTGGTGGCGTGAGGAATCGTAGTCTACGAGCTTCCGACCACGTTTGGCTACTCGTTCCTAAGAGGCAGGGGGAGAAGCAATATTTCTGAGCACAATTCCCATGAGCCACATGGCACCAGTCTCTCATGATTGGTCCTACAAACAATCAGCAATGTAAACACATGGGGAGAGAAGAGTTCTGACGTGAACTAGTTCTATCGGACCACAAACAATTGATAAGATTATAGCAGACGCTACCTTGACTTCATGAAACTGTCCAGTGTAATTCTCCATGGTGCGAACTATCTGGTCTGTTAGTTTCTCTTCATAATCATTCCACAGCAAGTCCTCACTCTGTAGTAAAAACAAATGTTAGAAATAAACCTTCAGGCTGCTTTCTACTATACAACagtaatacatttgccaaaatcaaatcaaattttattgaaCACATACACGTATTTGCAAGATATTGCAGTTATTGtcggtgtagtgaaatgcttgcgtTCCTAGCTcgaacagtgcagtaatatctaacaatacacacaacatTTAAAAAGTAAAAATTGAATTTAGagatattaggacgagcaatcttagagagtgtgtgtaatatttaagcaataaggcgtGTGGTATACATCCACAAAGCGgagtggagtgcctggatatagcccttagtcgtggtatattggccatataccacaaaccccagaggtgccttattgcttttataaactggttaccaatgtaattagagcagtaaaaataaacctTTTgttatacccgtggtatacggtctgatataccaggGCTGTCAGACAATtagaatttttttatttcaccaggtaggccagttgagaacaaattctcatttacaactgcgaccctcctgcagcaaagcacccccacaacatgatgctgccacctccgtgcttcacggttgggatggtgttctttagcttgcaagcatccccccttttcctccaaacataacgatggtcattatggccaaacagttctatttttgtttaatcagaccagaggacatttctccaaaaagtacaatctttgtccccatgtgcagttgcaaaccgtagtctggcttttttatggcggttttgaagcggTGGTTATTCCTTGCTGAAagacctttcaggttatatcaacatagatacttttgtacctgtttcctccagcaattttttgtctgaggtcttggctgatatcttttgtttttcccatgatgtcaagcaaagaggcactgagtctaaatgtaggccttgaaatacatccacaggtacacctccaattgactcaaatgatgtcaattagcctatcagcctatcagaagcattacataattttctggcattttccaagctgtttaaaggcacagtcaacttagtgtatgtaaacttctgacccactggaattatgatacagtgaattataagtggaataatctgtctaaacaattgttggaaaaatgacttgtgtcatgcacaaagtagatgtcctaaccgacttgtgtcatgcacaaagtagatgtcctaaccgacttgtgtcatgcacaaagtagatgtcctaaccgacttgtgtcatgcacaaagtagatgtcctaaccgacttgtgtcatgcacaaagtagatgtcctaaccgacttgtgtcatgcacaaagtagatgtcctaaccgacttgtgtcatgcacaaagtagatgtcctaaccgacttgtgtcatgcacaaagtagatgtcctaaccgacttgtgtcatgcacaaagtagatgtcctaaccgacttgtgtcatgcacaaagtagatgtcctaaccgacttgtgtcatgcacaaagtagatgtcctaaccgacttgtgtcatgcacaaagtagatgtcctaaccgacttgtgtcatgcacaaagtagatgtcctaactgacttgtgtcatgcacaaagtagatgtcctaaccgacttgtgtcatgcacaaagtagatgtcctaaccgacttgccagaactgTAGTtcgttaacaatacatttgtgaagtggttttaaaacaagttttaatgactccaacctaagtgtacgtaaacttcccacttcaactgtacctgctggagcgcgtgctgctatggtgaccagtgagctgagttaaggtggggctttacctagaaaatacttattgatgacctggagccagtgggtttggcgacaaatatgaagcgagggccaaccaacgagagcatacaggttgcagtggtgggtagtatatggggctttggtgataaaacggatgacactgtgatagactacatccaatttgctgagtagagtgttggaggctattttgtaaattatattgccgaagtcaaggatcagtaggacagtcggttttacgagggtgtgtttggcagcatgagtgaaggatgctttgttgcgaaataggatgccGATTCTAGGTGTAATTTTGgcttggagatgcttaatgcgagtctggaaggagagtttacagtctaatcagcattcagggctcgaaccaaccagtttgtttgtttgtttatttatgcGTCTGTGAGTGAGATGGGATGtttagacagtatagacagtatgtggatagaatatttagtatatctgaagaatatgtacagcaatagttgaacaggatggccttgactagaatacaatacaaacaTATGAAGtgtgtaaaacagtatgtaaacattatcaaagtgaccagtgttcaatgactttGTACACAGGGTAGCAGTCTCTATGGTGCATGGTTGaataccgggtggtagccggctaataacagtgactaaagttcagggcagggtatcggctagtggtgactatttaattaacagtctgatggccttgagacagcttcggtctctgtcccagctttgatgcacctgtactgacctcgccttctggatggtagtggggtaacaagccgtggctcgggtggctgaggtccttgatgattttcttggccttcctatgacaccaGGTGCtatagggcaggcagtgtgcccccggtgatgtgttgggcagaccgcaccaccgtctggagagccctgcggtttcattcggtgcagttgccataccaggcggtgatacagcccgataagatgctctcaatggtgcatctgtaagaATTAGAGTGGGTCTTCGGGGCCAAGActaatttcttcagtctcctgagtttgaagaggcgctgttgcgccttctccaccacactgtgtgggtggaccatttcagattgtcagtgatgtgtacaacggggaacttgaagcttttcaccttatCCGGCcccttcgatgtggatgggtGCATGCTCCCCCTACTGTCtcccatgatcagctccttcgttttatTGACATGGAGGTTATTTTcatggcaccactccgccagggccctcacctcctccctgtaggctgtcttgtcattggtAATCAGGACTACatctgttgtgtcgtctgcaaacttgatgattgtgttgaaggcgtgcgtggccacgcagtcatgggttaaTAGGGAGTACAGGGGGGGGCTGAGcatacacccttgtggggcccgcGCTGAGGagcagcatggcagatgtgttgctacctaacctcaccacctgagggcggcccatcgggaagtccaggacccagttgtacagggcagggttcagacccagggcccggaggttaatgagcttggagggtactatggtgttgaaggctgagctctagtcaatgaaccgaattcttacataagtattcctcttaGCCAGATGGGATCTGTttgggaggtatgcaaattgaagtgggtctagggtgtcaggtaaggtagaggtgatatgatccttgactagtctctcaaagcacttcatgatgacagaagtgagtgctacaggcaatagtcatttagtttagttaccttcgctttcttggaaGCGAAGTGTGAAGCAAGtgtggacaacagactgggatagggagagattgaatatgtctgtgcatgctctgaagacgaggctagggatgccgcctggaccggcagccttgcgagggttaacacacttaaaatgtcttactcatgtcagcCACAGAGCACGAGAGCTCACGGTAGCCTGCATCGGCAGTACTGTTTCCCTTGAAGTGggtgaaggtgtttagcttgtttcAGGGAGCAAGACGATGTCCCCAACATAGCTTGTTTTCCCTTTATAATCtatgattgtctggagtccctgccacataagtctggtgtctgagccgttgaattgtgaatacactgtctctgtactgacgttttgcctctGATTGACTTACGGAGGgcataactacactgtttgtactctaccatattcccagtcaccgtGCCGtagttaaatgcagtggttcacgctttcatttttgcgcgaatgctgccatctatctatGGTTTCTGGATTGGATAGGTTTTAATCGTACAGTGGGAAAATTCCCTATAGACTTCCTGATGAATCCAGTCACCATGTCAGTGTATACTAACAATTATTATAAATACACACCGAAAGAACTGCTTCACCTGAAACATGAAAAGCACTGTTGCCTAACTGTAGTCTTTAAAAATATTACTGTATACTCTCCTCTTATTTAATGGTTCTCAGACCAACATTTTGGTCAATAGATCTTCATCAGGGGTTCTTCCTCCTCAAAAAAATCCACTTGTCTGAAAACACCCATCTATGGCCCACCTCCATGATGACAGATaggtcctctcctccctgccagtCAGGTTCGTAGACATCTCTTAACGTCTGGGACAGTCGCTTGGAAGTCTCATGCATCACTGTGGAGAAGGACAGAAGGAACGTGTGAACTAGAGCAAAACGAATGCGTTTAGATGACACTATAAAGCTAATAGCTATTGTTTAGGAGAGCCAAGTGAGAAAGTAGACATTTGTGTAGATGGATAGCTTGCCTAGCAGATACCTTGTTAGCTAGACCAAGGGTCAGAGTCTAGGGATGTGGGTTGAATGTTTGAAActagggttgtattcattaggcaccaaactgaTGGAAACAGAACCTGAACTTttccaataagaaacgcttgttttctgttgcaaaacgttttgctttggtgtgcactaatgaatagcACCAAGCTTTTGGCCTTTACACAGCTCGTATGACAAAAATCATCATGGACGGCACATTTAGATGAAGTGGTTTTGGATTTGTGGCACACTGCAGATTCGGCTACACCTACACTTAAAGGTCAAAACAAGATGGGCTTCACTTGAAGTGGTATGCAAATGgtagcacaaaaaaaaaaaaaaacattgttcctGCTCaaatgaataacacattcatttgCAGAGTCGGCCCTTTTAAATGGCTGGTAGTTAAGCTACCAGAGAGGTTTTGAAAATAAGGTCCGTTtaaaagggggagaagagagaaaaaaaaaaaaaaactggccaGTGTGTTAAGTTGAACACTACTGTACAAGATATAGCCCTCCTACTATATTAAACCGTTTAACAGTCCTCTGCTATGGATTGAGATGTAGACAGATCCTACCTTTCACTGCACTGAAGTATGCTTTGACGTCTTTAGATAGCCTGCCGCCATCATTCTGTTGGTTGTAAAGATAGAAGATTCTATGAGAGGGTTATTTTTTTCCTTACAGTGAGAACATCCTTCAAAAGACCCTTTCCAGTTTGATTTCACCTTTACAGAAGATAAATCTCCCATAAAAATTCTAAGAGACCAGGAACTTCACAATTCAAGTTGTACAGTCACGTTTCGGAAACATTTCACAAACAATAACAGTACAAAGTGTATGAGTATTAAAAGTGACACTTAAGTAATTTTCAATTTCACTATGTCCCTTTAAAAACAAGGAGGACCTTTTCAAACAAGTCAAATGGTCCTATTTTTGTGCTTCAAGGAACAAGAGAAACTAATGACTTTAAAAACATTTCAGTATAAAGGAGGATATTGTTTTAAACAAGACAGTCTGGTGAAAATATCACGGGTGCGTCCTACTCGGTTTCGTAATAGGAGTGCGATATAAGAGTGAAAACTGTCTATGGGTGGAGCTCCTTCCTGTGACATGTCATGTTATCGGCATGCACAAAATTGGTCAGAGCTGAGAAGTCAGAGGTTAACGGACAGGTTGTCATGGAATTTATTAAAATTATTTCTGAGAAAATGTTTAGACTAATTACTTTTTCTCAAATGAAACATGCAGACTTGGTAAAATGCCCCAAAACACAGAGATTTAAGATGGCACACAGCTCTGAGGGCAGTTAAACGGTTAACCTAACGTCAGATATGGCTCCCTTTCAAGATATAAACCGAATATATCACTGAACAGTAACCAGTGGCTAGAGTGAGTATGCCATTTGACAGCATATCAGCCAGTAAAATTACATGGAAAAACTAAGAATGTAAACAAAGTGCAAGGAAGACCACTGTTCCAAATGCCTGGAGTTTAGATCCATTAAATTAGCAATGCAAAAAGGTTTCAGTCGTGTGAATATGGTCCTTAAGTGACTTAGTGAATGAAGAGACATGAGCAGCCAACAGTCAGTGCGACTCATTACCTAATATATGTTGCACATCGATGCAAACTTTATGTATCAGTCAGTATGTtaacatgcacactaataattcgaCATTACACTAATTATGGCAGTAGGCCGAGTATAGCAATAGCCATGTCAAAACTTTACTCTGCTTATGTTAAATTGGCGTAAGGTCAAAATTGATGTCCACATACGCTGATTCCAACACCTGGTTTTAGGAGCAATCTTTCAaatgattaaaaaaatgtaaaccgCTTATGCTGCTGGAACACAGATTTAATAGATCTGCTCCTGTGCCAGCACCGGTAGTGCAAGCCACACCATGATGTGCAAGTTCGTAACAACTGAAAGTatgcatcttagaaatagtttttACATACAAACAAATGTCCGAATTCAGAATCTAATAGGCTTTGCAAAAATAACACGGTTgaatgtttattttgattggcgatGTCTGAATTTTCTTCATTGGTACCTGTTGTTTGAGAAGGTTCTGGGAGTACTGCTCAAACTGTTCATCTTTTGTCTCCATGTTCTTACCCAGCTTCTGCATGACCTATGACAAGATGAAAACAAACAGCTGGTGACCTATCCACAGGTTTCAGACAACATTAAAAAGACTGGAGTTTCTAAACAGGTACTGTTGTTGAGGTTGACCAGTGTGAGGTACTAACAATCGCACTTACATTAGGCCCTATGTTTTACTCCATAATGATTCTAGTCAACTAGTTAAAAAGCTAACTGTAATAGGATAAAGGCCACACTATTTTCTATACAGAGGCCAACATCATTTCTAGCATTCCCCTTCCCAAAAATGACCTCTGTGGTTGACCCCAAATGATAGGATGGAACTTGGGCACAACTCAACCGATTTAATTTTACAATATCTGACACAAACACATCAAACTACACTCTCTGTCATGTTTTGAGGGTTTCGGCAGCAAAATGAAACTAGCAGAGCAGAACCCAGGCCAAGCAGTGAACCACAAAGCCACAGAGTAAGAGTAGCAAGGGAGAGGAAGTGTACAGCAGAGGCAGGAAGTGGCATTTGCAAAAACATCAACAAAAAGGAATTAACAAACTAATACTGACAAAGCCCATGGAAATTCCTCCATAAAGGCTCCCGTGTTAATTCAGCTGATTTCTATTGGAATAGACAACTAACTTGATATAGGCTAGCTATAATAAAAAAAAGGGCAATGGAATATTGTTTGAACTGAGTTTATTTGTCTCAAGGAATTAAGCTGGGAGATATCAACATCAAGGCCTACATTCAGCATAATGATTCTTCAAACAGATGACACTCAAACCCCCAGACAACAGTCAGCATCGATAGAGACTATGTCTGAAGAAATTGTATTACTGTAACAGACAACGTGGGCATACTGTCACCATAATCATATCAATATGCATAAACAGGCCAATAACTTATGAGCATCACTAGTTCAAGTAGCCCAAATACCAAGGATAGTCGTGTAGAATATCCTAAAGTATTGTGGCAATCTTGATTTCAGGGTAACAGAGATGCCGCGTTTCACTAGTTGCTTACCTTCTCCTGAGCTCGATTCAATGACTTTTGTACCAGTTTGGCAAAacctccagccccagccccaatGTTTGGCCCCATCTTGTTCTCTGCCATCGTGTCTTCTCACTCCGgtctatgtatgatccctcttGTTAAGCCGCTGCTCTTGTGCTTATATCTTTGTTGAGTTACTTagggagcggagagggagagtcagtacCGATCTCAGACAGGACTCTctctagcacacacacacgcaccttaGCTGTAGTATAccaatataatattttttttgccaGCTAACTGCTTGTTAAAAATGTTATCTTGGAATGAAACGGGTAATAACGTGCTGGTTTTAAAATAAGTCGACAGACAACATAAAACATGCTCGATCCTTTTGTTCAAACTTGTAAAATAGTCTGTGAATATTACGTTGCGGCAGGAAGGCGGTGTCTTTAGAGATATTTACCCAGTATTCAAGAAATTGCTTCAACATGATAAAGGCTACACTTGACTCAACTCCGTGATTCACACCATGCTTATCCCGTCATCAGCAAGTAAACGCAATGCTTTTGCGCAACCAAACACAGGTGGATCGCAGGATGAATATATTAATCACCTGAAAAATACAAAACGTTAATTTGTTGTTCTATTCCTGTTCTATATCTAGAGGTGGGTTCAGTTCGCTTGAATGGTTGGTACTGAACGACACGTTTCCACCCCCAAAACGTTCTTGAACAGACTTTGAGGCATGTTTCCTCTCGTTTGATGGGTGTGGTTTGAAGCAATGAGTGACGTTTTAAAAGAGAATAGGCCATGCTGACATCATTCTCTAACCCACAACCCAACCCCTCCCCGTTTTTAAACTGGACGTTCAGGACACCACTGTTTCCATTCAATTGAATATTCCAGAACGTAAAAACGTCTGAAGGCAGCCCTGGTGACATCATGGTAAATTAGCTAAAAAACGCGATTTTCCGAATAGAGTGTGATTGCAGCCAGCCATTGGGGcattgggtggcaggtagcctagtggttagagcattgggccagtaactgaaatgttgttagatcaaatccctgagctgacaaggtaaaaacatgTCCTTCTACCtctgtacaaggcagttaacccactgttcctaggctgtcattgtaaataagaatttgttcttaactgacttgtctagctaaataaataattcacCTGCCTACTGTA contains:
- the LOC112246211 gene encoding bridging integrator 2-like isoform X2, producing MAENKMGPNIGAGAGGFAKLVQKSLNRAQEKVMQKLGKNMETKDEQFEQYSQNLLKQQNDGGRLSKDVKAYFSAVKVMHETSKRLSQTLRDVYEPDWQGGEDLSVIMESEDLLWNDYEEKLTDQIVRTMENYTGQFHEVKERVAKRGRKLVDYDSSRHHLEALQSAKKKDDAKITKAEEEFNKAQSVFEEINKEMREELPVLYQSRIGCYVTVFQNISNLRDVFYKEMSVLNHELYSVMKKLETQHSGKAFIIKGLNSTKSKKRKSLVISAPIPCNTAFPSEHTALHASTAPENGKETCTQSIPEEPAAISGEADEGTGTAYTCVFTSDLSDGELSSNGTTTPNRRLACDSDNGVGSDVASEGLSDLQDGGALEEQGLSQLQNSSAIEEQVQSSEVTSRGEVITSQKAVAESTESKVLHDTDQANLPEHGKAKAPPRPAPQLSLPHSERHSFPPAEASQVEVVEEKGERASQALQAGDTESTGNDSDSQNPPGFIYKGVALEGHISEDGTLQYDVEDLILILADAEEKEGMAKVVREKTCIEQGDLPE
- the LOC112246211 gene encoding bridging integrator 2-like isoform X1; the encoded protein is MAENKMGPNIGAGAGGFAKLVQKSLNRAQEKVMQKLGKNMETKDEQFEQYSQNLLKQQNDGGRLSKDVKAYFSAVKVMHETSKRLSQTLRDVYEPDWQGGEDLSVIMESEDLLWNDYEEKLTDQIVRTMENYTGQFHEVKERVAKRGRKLVDYDSSRHHLEALQSAKKKDDAKITKAEEEFNKAQSVFEEINKEMREELPVLYQSRIGCYVTVFQNISNLRDVFYKEMSVLNHELYSVMKKLETQHSGKAFIIKGLNSTKSKKRKSLVISAPIPCNTAFPSEHTALHASTAPENGKETCTQSIPEEPAAISGEADEGTGTAYTCVFTSDLSDGELSSNGTTTPNRRLACDSDNGVGSDVASEGLSDLQDGGALEEQGLSQLQNSSAIEEQVQSSEVTSRGEVITSQKAVAESTESKVLHDTDQANLPEHGKAKAPPRPAPQLSLPHSERHSFPPAEASQVEVVEEKGERASQALQAGDTESTGNDSDSQNPPGFIYKGVALEGHISEDGTLQYDVEDLILILADAEEKQEGMAKVVREKTCIEQGDLPE